In the genome of Photobacterium sp. TLY01, one region contains:
- a CDS encoding type B 50S ribosomal protein L31: MKPDIHPEYRKVVFHDTSVDKYFIVGSTLKTDKTITWEDGKEYPYFLLDVSSESHPFYTGKQRVIKTEGRMANFTRRFAAFSK, encoded by the coding sequence ATGAAACCAGATATCCATCCTGAATACCGTAAAGTGGTCTTTCACGACACCAGCGTAGATAAATATTTTATTGTCGGTTCGACACTGAAGACAGACAAAACCATCACCTGGGAAGACGGCAAAGAATACCCGTATTTTTTACTGGATGTGTCTTCAGAGTCCCACCCGTTTTATACCGGTAAGCAGCGGGTCATTAAGACAGAAGGTCGGATGGCTAACTTTACTCGTCGTTTTGCGGCGTTTAGCAAATAA
- the ykgO gene encoding type B 50S ribosomal protein L36, with protein sequence MKVLSSLKSAKQRHRDCQVVKRRGRIYVICKSNPRFKAVQGTVKKKK encoded by the coding sequence ATGAAGGTATTAAGCTCACTTAAAAGCGCCAAACAGCGTCACCGGGATTGTCAGGTGGTCAAGCGACGTGGCCGCATCTACGTGATTTGTAAATCCAATCCACGCTTTAAGGCGGTACAGGGTACGGTGAAAAAGAAGAAGTAA
- a CDS encoding MetQ/NlpA family lipoprotein, whose protein sequence is MALNIKHFFAVAGLASALALTGCGEKQEPTAAVDNSKIKVGVMAGAEAQVAEVAAKEAKDKYGLDVELITFTDYVSPNAALEEGSIDVNAFQHKPYLDQQMKDRGYKFAIAGNTFVYPIAAYSSKIASIDELQDGDQIAVPNDPTNLGRSLLLLQQQGLIKLKEGAGLTATVLDIVENPKNLEIVELEAPQLPRSLDDVKLAIINNTYASTIDLSPDHDGIFVEGKESPYVNLIVAREDNVNAENVQTFIKAYQSDAVNDAAMEIFKGGIVKGW, encoded by the coding sequence ATGGCTCTGAATATTAAACATTTCTTTGCAGTCGCGGGTCTGGCCTCAGCGTTGGCACTGACCGGCTGTGGTGAGAAACAAGAACCAACCGCTGCCGTTGACAACAGCAAAATCAAAGTAGGTGTGATGGCCGGCGCTGAAGCGCAAGTAGCTGAAGTGGCCGCCAAAGAAGCCAAAGACAAATATGGTCTGGACGTTGAGCTGATCACTTTCACCGACTATGTGTCGCCAAACGCGGCGCTGGAAGAAGGCTCAATCGACGTGAACGCTTTCCAGCATAAACCTTATCTGGATCAGCAAATGAAAGACCGTGGCTACAAATTCGCGATTGCCGGTAACACCTTCGTCTACCCGATTGCCGCCTACTCAAGCAAAATCGCTTCTATCGATGAACTGCAAGACGGCGATCAAATCGCAGTACCAAACGATCCAACCAACCTGGGCCGCTCACTGCTGCTGCTGCAACAACAAGGTCTGATCAAACTGAAAGAAGGCGCAGGCCTGACAGCCACTGTGCTGGATATCGTTGAAAATCCAAAGAACCTGGAGATTGTTGAGCTGGAAGCGCCGCAGCTGCCGCGTTCTCTGGACGATGTCAAACTGGCCATTATCAACAACACCTATGCCAGCACGATCGACCTGTCACCGGATCATGACGGTATCTTTGTCGAAGGCAAAGAATCACCTTATGTGAACCTGATTGTTGCCCGTGAAGACAACGTGAATGCCGAAAACGTGCAGACGTTTATCAAGGCATACCAGTCCGACGCAGTGAACGATGCTGCGATGGAGATCTTCAAAGGTGGCATCGTTAAAGGCTGGTAA
- a CDS encoding methionine ABC transporter permease has translation MLLDSIATWWQTNERLIGLLTDALGETLMMVFASGLIGFAIGIPVGVALHLTKPNGLLANPGFNKVLGGIVNIGRSIPFIILLVAIIPFTRFVVGSSIGTAAAIVPLTVGAIPFIARLVEGALLEVPSGLVEAAQAMGATPVQIIRKVLLPEALPGIINAVTITLVTLVSYSAMAGTVGGGGLGDVGIRYGYQRFDGTVMMITVIMLVILVQLIQSAGDHLVRRVDHR, from the coding sequence ATGTTGCTTGATTCTATCGCCACCTGGTGGCAAACCAACGAACGCCTGATTGGTCTGCTGACGGACGCTTTAGGCGAAACCCTGATGATGGTCTTCGCATCCGGCCTGATTGGTTTTGCGATTGGTATTCCTGTGGGTGTCGCTTTGCACCTGACCAAACCGAACGGCCTGCTGGCCAATCCGGGATTCAATAAAGTGCTGGGTGGCATCGTCAATATCGGTCGCTCGATCCCATTTATTATTCTGCTGGTCGCCATTATTCCGTTCACCCGCTTTGTGGTAGGCAGCTCTATCGGGACAGCGGCGGCCATCGTGCCACTGACAGTCGGCGCCATTCCTTTTATTGCGCGCTTAGTCGAAGGCGCACTGCTCGAAGTGCCCAGCGGCCTGGTGGAAGCTGCGCAGGCTATGGGCGCCACACCGGTGCAAATCATTCGCAAGGTGCTGCTGCCAGAAGCGCTGCCGGGCATTATTAATGCTGTGACCATCACCCTGGTCACTCTGGTTAGCTACTCGGCCATGGCAGGTACAGTCGGCGGCGGTGGTTTAGGTGATGTCGGTATTCGCTATGGTTATCAGCGATTTGACGGCACTGTCATGATGATCACCGTGATTATGCTGGTCATTTTAGTGCAGCTGATTCAGTCTGCCGGGGATCATCTGGTCCGCCGCGTTGACCACAGATAA
- the metN gene encoding methionine ABC transporter ATP-binding protein MetN — translation MIEINRVNKTFKVGDKDIHALRDINLRIEQGTIFGVIGASGAGKSTLIRCVNLLEKPTSGHIIVDGIDLTQLSNQELTLARRKIGMIFQHFNLLSSRTVFDNVALPLELAGTEKAEIKRKVTELLNLVGLADKHQSYPSNLSGGQKQRVAIARALASDPKVLLCDEATSALDPATTQSILELLKEINHKLNLTILLITHEMNVVKSICSEVAIIGNGELVEKGPVGDIFAHPKTELAREFIRSTLDLSIPADYQARLETERTESNYPLIRLEFTGASVDAPLLSQASRQFGIDANILSADMDYAGGVKFGLMLAEFFGSEEATQQTIAFLREHKVNVEVLGYVA, via the coding sequence ATGATAGAGATCAACAGGGTCAATAAAACCTTCAAGGTCGGGGATAAAGACATCCACGCCTTACGCGATATCAATCTCAGGATCGAGCAAGGCACAATTTTTGGTGTCATCGGTGCGTCCGGTGCAGGAAAAAGTACCCTGATACGTTGCGTTAACCTGCTTGAGAAGCCCACCTCAGGGCATATCATTGTTGATGGTATCGATCTGACTCAGCTCTCAAATCAGGAGTTGACACTGGCTCGCCGTAAAATCGGCATGATTTTCCAGCACTTTAACCTGCTCTCGTCTCGTACCGTGTTCGACAACGTCGCGCTGCCGCTGGAACTGGCCGGCACGGAAAAAGCGGAAATCAAACGCAAAGTGACTGAATTGCTCAATCTGGTTGGGTTGGCAGACAAGCACCAGTCCTACCCGTCTAATCTCAGCGGCGGACAAAAACAGCGCGTGGCGATCGCCCGTGCGCTGGCCTCTGATCCGAAAGTCCTGCTGTGTGACGAAGCCACCAGCGCCCTGGATCCGGCCACCACTCAGTCCATTCTTGAATTGCTGAAAGAAATCAATCACAAACTGAACCTGACCATTTTGTTGATCACCCATGAGATGAATGTGGTGAAAAGCATCTGCTCCGAAGTGGCCATCATCGGCAACGGCGAGCTGGTCGAGAAAGGTCCGGTGGGAGATATCTTTGCCCACCCGAAAACAGAACTGGCACGAGAATTTATCCGTTCTACTTTAGATCTGTCGATACCGGCAGATTATCAAGCCCGGCTGGAAACCGAGCGCACAGAGAGCAACTATCCTCTGATACGGCTGGAGTTCACAGGCGCTTCTGTGGATGCACCACTGCTCAGTCAGGCATCCCGCCAATTCGGGATTGATGCCAACATTCTGAGTGCCGACATGGATTATGCAGGCGGTGTGAAGTTCGGCCTGATGCTGGCAGAATTTTTTGGCTCTGAAGAAGCGACACAACAAACCATCGCTTTCCTTCGCGAACACAAAGTAAATGTAGAGGTGCTGGGTTATGTTGCTTGA
- the gmhB gene encoding D-glycero-beta-D-manno-heptose 1,7-bisphosphate 7-phosphatase, with the protein MAKPAVFIDRDGVINVDHGYVHTVDDFDYIEGVFDACKKLKAQGYLLVLVTNQAGIARGMYTEDEFLTLTEWMDWNFVDNGVEFDGIYYCPHHPTEGKGDYLQDCDCRKPKPGMFISARDFLKIDMARSVMIGDKTDDMTAAKAAEVGTRILVRTGKPVTPEGEALASVVLDSVADVPAWLAANK; encoded by the coding sequence TTGGCTAAGCCTGCTGTGTTTATTGATCGTGACGGCGTCATTAACGTTGATCACGGCTATGTCCATACTGTCGACGACTTTGACTATATCGAAGGGGTGTTTGACGCCTGTAAGAAACTGAAAGCACAGGGCTACCTTCTGGTGCTGGTGACCAATCAGGCCGGTATTGCCAGAGGTATGTATACCGAAGATGAATTTCTGACCCTGACAGAGTGGATGGACTGGAATTTTGTCGATAACGGTGTCGAATTTGACGGCATCTATTACTGCCCGCATCACCCGACAGAAGGAAAGGGCGACTATCTGCAAGATTGTGATTGCCGCAAGCCAAAGCCAGGCATGTTCATTTCAGCCCGGGATTTCCTGAAAATCGATATGGCTCGCTCTGTGATGATTGGTGATAAAACCGATGATATGACAGCGGCGAAAGCGGCTGAAGTCGGCACCCGGATTCTGGTGCGTACCGGTAAGCCAGTCACGCCGGAAGGGGAGGCACTGGCATCGGTGGTGCTCGACAGCGTCGCGGATGTACCGGCCTGGCTAGCCGCCAACAAATAG
- a CDS encoding ABC transporter permease subunit, which produces MLSYFLRRLALVIPTFIGITVLIFALTRFVPGGPVERMLANIQAQQSMSMSPSMAGESNALSEDQLAELNAFYGLDKPVFEAYSEWLMKMLHLDFGLSTRYYEPVWDMIMDRLPVSMFYGGVTFFLSYFISIPLGYYKALKHGSGFDSGSSILIFVGYALPGYVVGVMLITLFSYHLEWFPMGGFVSDDFDDYESFWQQAKDILWHACLPLICYLIGDFATLTMTMKNNMMETLSADYIRTAIAKGLPFTTAVRRHALRNSLIPIASHFGNSLLFFMTGSFLIEVIFNIDGIGLLGYESIIERDYPVVMGIVAINAVLLMLGNIISDACVAMIDPRVRFGA; this is translated from the coding sequence ATGCTTTCATACTTTTTGCGCCGTTTGGCGCTGGTCATTCCCACTTTTATCGGCATTACGGTTCTGATTTTTGCCCTTACCCGTTTTGTGCCGGGCGGACCGGTCGAACGGATGCTGGCCAATATTCAGGCGCAGCAAAGTATGTCTATGTCCCCGTCCATGGCAGGGGAAAGCAATGCGCTGTCAGAAGATCAACTGGCCGAGCTCAATGCGTTCTACGGATTAGACAAGCCGGTATTTGAAGCCTATTCCGAGTGGCTGATGAAAATGCTGCATCTGGACTTCGGGCTGTCGACCCGTTACTACGAACCGGTTTGGGACATGATCATGGACAGGTTGCCTGTGTCCATGTTCTACGGTGGCGTGACCTTTTTTCTCAGTTATTTTATTTCGATTCCTCTGGGATATTACAAAGCCCTAAAACACGGCAGCGGCTTTGACTCCGGGTCATCAATTCTGATTTTTGTCGGTTATGCCTTGCCGGGTTATGTGGTTGGGGTGATGTTGATTACGCTGTTCAGCTATCACCTGGAATGGTTTCCAATGGGGGGCTTTGTCAGCGACGACTTCGATGACTATGAATCATTCTGGCAGCAGGCAAAAGACATCCTCTGGCATGCCTGCCTGCCGCTGATCTGTTATTTGATTGGCGATTTTGCCACCCTCACAATGACAATGAAAAACAACATGATGGAAACGCTGTCAGCGGATTATATCCGTACCGCAATTGCCAAAGGGTTGCCATTTACAACCGCGGTTCGCCGCCATGCACTGCGCAATAGTCTGATTCCTATTGCCAGCCATTTTGGGAACTCTTTACTGTTCTTTATGACCGGATCTTTTCTGATTGAGGTGATATTCAACATTGATGGTATCGGTCTGCTGGGATATGAATCCATCATTGAGCGGGATTATCCGGTGGTGATGGGAATCGTCGCGATTAATGCTGTGTTACTGATGCTGGGCAATATCATATCCGATGCGTGTGTTGCCATGATTGACCCCCGAGTGAGATTCGGAGCCTGA
- a CDS encoding ABC transporter permease yields the protein MLTLSPLTKKKIQRFKAIKRGYWSLIILSVLLVLSLFAEFLINSKALIVKYQGEYYFPVVSDVLPGTQFGQVYQSEAQYRELQQAFAQSETDNFVLMPLVPWNPYEQDFSGDFPPTAPDAESRHYLGTDTIGRDILARLVYGFRITMGFALLTMAISYAIGTAVGCAMGFWGGKFDLLVQRFIEIWSMVPFLYVIMILVSITQPSFTLFVAINVLFGWMGMTWYMRTMTYKEVARDYVMAAKALGASNWRILYAHILPNVMVMIVTLAPFTIAANITALTALDYLGLGLMPPTPSWGDLLQQGKSNLGAPWIVMTVVTAIVLVLVMVTFIGESVRAAFDPKKFTRYS from the coding sequence ATGCTGACCCTGAGCCCGCTGACAAAAAAGAAAATCCAGCGTTTTAAAGCGATCAAGCGTGGCTACTGGTCACTGATCATCTTATCCGTACTACTGGTGCTATCCTTGTTTGCTGAGTTTTTGATTAACAGCAAAGCGCTGATCGTCAAATATCAGGGGGAGTACTATTTTCCGGTTGTCAGTGATGTGTTGCCGGGGACTCAGTTCGGCCAGGTGTACCAAAGCGAGGCACAGTACCGGGAATTACAGCAGGCCTTTGCACAAAGCGAGACAGATAATTTCGTGCTGATGCCGCTCGTGCCCTGGAACCCCTATGAGCAGGATTTTAGCGGTGATTTTCCTCCCACCGCGCCGGACGCCGAGTCCCGGCATTATCTTGGCACCGATACCATAGGGCGGGATATTTTAGCCCGGCTGGTGTACGGGTTTCGGATTACGATGGGGTTTGCCTTGCTGACCATGGCCATTTCCTATGCCATCGGTACAGCCGTCGGTTGCGCGATGGGCTTTTGGGGCGGCAAGTTTGACTTGCTGGTTCAGCGCTTTATCGAAATCTGGTCCATGGTGCCTTTTCTCTACGTCATCATGATCCTTGTCTCGATTACCCAGCCTTCGTTTACGTTGTTTGTCGCCATCAATGTTTTGTTCGGCTGGATGGGGATGACCTGGTACATGCGCACCATGACCTACAAAGAAGTGGCCCGGGATTATGTGATGGCCGCCAAGGCGCTGGGCGCCTCAAACTGGCGGATTCTTTACGCCCACATTTTGCCCAATGTCATGGTGATGATCGTGACATTGGCCCCATTTACCATCGCGGCTAATATTACGGCGTTAACCGCACTGGATTATTTAGGCTTGGGCTTAATGCCGCCGACACCCAGTTGGGGAGATTTACTGCAGCAGGGAAAATCGAATTTAGGGGCGCCCTGGATAGTCATGACCGTGGTGACGGCCATCGTGCTGGTCCTGGTGATGGTGACCTTTATTGGCGAGAGTGTACGCGCGGCTTTCGATCCGAAAAAATTTACCCGTTATAGTTAA
- a CDS encoding extracellular solute-binding protein, translating into MRKILNIFAFGVITLGCLPAWSAELPVGLKWESNLHEPRFASPQAKFGGTFNTYIESFPQTFRIVGPDSNGRFRTWLLDSRPAAVTRHPDTKAWIPDIATEWAYGNDDKTVYFRINPNARWSDGKPITADDFTYVLTFMRSKDIVAPWYNTFYTQQIADVIKYDDHTFAVVSAEKRNKEELMLYTNLQPRPAHFYQPKVDKNKDGVEDNFVRYYNFKAEPSAGPYYIDDIKKGKSITFKHVGKDWWGYSNPYYLYRYNVEKIRVKVIRDKDIARQHFEKGNLDSFWLDTPELWREKSDTPNFEHGYIHKFWGYNQVPMGAGGLWINTAKPLLGNLDIRKGLAFATDFDGLIEKVLRGDVIRKPNPMGVGHGDYTNSELKAPPFDPDTAIAYFTQAGFGNIGPDGIRVNNKGQRLSFAITYSYGYLTPQVAYLKEQAKLAGLEYTLNLIDGSSAFKYVLEKKHELSFHSMGTSEIPQYWEYFYSENANKPQNNNFTNYSTPELDQLILAYRSEFDLNKKKALAKQIQAIVDQASVIIPGYMRPYAREAYWRWLQIPQPAMTKSTEFLFPSGTFRDLGTYWIDDSLKRETKAAMKSGKTFEPVTIMEEAYKL; encoded by the coding sequence ATGAGAAAAATACTGAACATATTCGCTTTTGGAGTCATCACACTTGGTTGTTTACCGGCATGGTCTGCCGAGTTGCCGGTTGGCTTGAAGTGGGAGTCCAATCTGCATGAGCCGCGTTTTGCCTCACCACAAGCCAAATTCGGTGGCACCTTCAATACCTATATTGAAAGTTTTCCGCAGACCTTTCGTATCGTCGGACCGGATTCCAACGGCCGATTCCGTACCTGGTTGCTCGACAGTCGCCCCGCCGCGGTGACCCGTCACCCGGATACCAAGGCCTGGATCCCGGATATCGCCACCGAATGGGCTTATGGCAATGACGACAAAACCGTCTATTTTCGGATTAACCCTAACGCCAGATGGTCTGATGGCAAGCCGATTACTGCAGATGATTTCACCTATGTGCTGACGTTTATGCGCTCCAAAGACATCGTCGCACCCTGGTATAACACCTTTTATACCCAGCAGATTGCCGATGTCATCAAATACGATGATCATACCTTTGCTGTGGTTTCGGCAGAAAAACGCAATAAAGAAGAGTTAATGCTGTACACCAATCTGCAGCCTCGTCCGGCTCATTTCTATCAACCGAAAGTCGATAAAAACAAGGATGGAGTAGAAGATAACTTTGTTCGCTATTACAACTTTAAAGCTGAGCCGTCCGCCGGACCGTATTACATTGACGATATCAAAAAAGGCAAGTCGATCACCTTCAAACATGTCGGCAAAGACTGGTGGGGATACTCAAACCCCTATTATCTGTATCGCTATAATGTCGAGAAAATTCGCGTCAAAGTGATACGTGACAAAGACATTGCCCGTCAGCACTTTGAAAAAGGCAATCTGGACTCCTTCTGGCTGGACACCCCAGAGCTGTGGCGCGAGAAGTCGGATACCCCCAATTTTGAGCATGGTTATATCCATAAATTCTGGGGATATAATCAGGTCCCTATGGGCGCGGGTGGATTGTGGATCAATACCGCCAAGCCATTGCTGGGGAATCTGGATATCCGTAAAGGTCTGGCATTCGCCACAGATTTTGATGGCCTGATTGAGAAAGTCTTACGAGGTGATGTCATCAGAAAACCCAATCCCATGGGGGTCGGGCATGGTGATTACACTAACAGCGAGCTGAAAGCGCCGCCGTTTGACCCGGATACCGCGATTGCGTATTTTACACAAGCGGGTTTCGGAAACATTGGCCCGGACGGTATTCGGGTTAATAATAAAGGGCAGCGCCTTTCATTTGCCATCACCTACAGCTATGGCTATTTGACCCCACAAGTGGCTTACCTGAAAGAGCAGGCCAAACTGGCTGGGCTCGAATATACCCTGAATCTGATCGACGGCTCATCGGCATTTAAATATGTGCTGGAGAAAAAACACGAGCTCTCTTTCCACTCCATGGGCACCAGCGAAATCCCCCAATACTGGGAGTATTTCTACTCTGAAAACGCCAATAAACCGCAGAATAATAACTTCACCAATTACAGCACTCCTGAATTAGATCAGCTGATCCTGGCCTATCGCTCCGAATTTGACTTGAATAAAAAGAAAGCACTCGCCAAGCAAATACAGGCCATTGTGGATCAAGCCAGCGTCATTATTCCCGGTTACATGCGCCCTTATGCCCGCGAAGCTTACTGGCGCTGGCTGCAGATACCGCAACCGGCGATGACAAAGTCCACTGAGTTTCTTTTCCCGTCGGGTACCTTCCGGGATCTGGGCACCTATTGGATTGATGATTCGCTGAAGCGAGAAACGAAAGCGGCGATGAAGTCAGGCAAAACTTTCGAGCCCGTCACCATTATGGAAGAGGCCTACAAGCTGTAA